From the Nonlabens marinus S1-08 genome, one window contains:
- a CDS encoding thioredoxin family protein — MKRFLFLLLLISAATASAQVQWMSMNEALAAQQKEPRKILFKTYTKSCPNCKWMDKYAFAKAGIAEYINANYYPVAFDAEGKESITYKGKTYSNKQYQKYPGAQHDFAEAMKIFEYPTLIFFDTKGNVIQPIPGKLDAKKLEIYITMLVDDTYKSIRTGKQWADYQADFKYRLQG, encoded by the coding sequence ATGAAACGATTTCTTTTTCTTCTTTTATTGATCAGCGCTGCGACCGCAAGTGCACAGGTACAATGGATGAGTATGAACGAGGCTTTGGCCGCACAGCAAAAAGAACCTCGGAAGATCTTATTCAAGACCTACACAAAATCCTGTCCTAACTGTAAATGGATGGATAAGTACGCTTTCGCGAAAGCGGGCATCGCAGAATACATAAACGCCAATTACTATCCAGTTGCCTTTGATGCGGAAGGAAAAGAGTCCATCACCTACAAAGGAAAAACCTACAGCAACAAACAGTACCAAAAATATCCTGGAGCCCAACACGACTTTGCTGAGGCGATGAAAATCTTTGAATATCCCACTCTCATCTTTTTTGACACTAAAGGAAATGTCATACAACCCATTCCAGGTAAGTTAGATGCTAAAAAGTTAGAAATCTATATCACGATGCTTGTTGATGACACCTACAAATCCATCCGTACTGGAAAGCAGTGGGCAGATTACCAGGCTGATTTTAAGTACCGCCTACAGGGTTAA